One stretch of Sebastes umbrosus isolate fSebUmb1 chromosome 5, fSebUmb1.pri, whole genome shotgun sequence DNA includes these proteins:
- the abl2 gene encoding tyrosine-protein kinase ABL2 isoform X5: MLLRCLQASSSFEEEWTALNGRNLRTGFKQPGQTALHRPFGLDSAALTEAVRWSSKENLLGAAESDPNLFVALYDFVASGDNTLSITKGEKLRVLGYNQNGEWSEVRSKNGQGWVPSNYITPVNSLEKHSWYHGPVSRSAAEYLLSSLINGSFLVRESESSPGQLSISLRYEGRVYHYRINTSSDGKVYVTSESRFATLAELVHHHSTVADGLVTTLHYPAPKCNKPTVYGVSPIHDKWEMERTDITMKHKLGGGQYGEVYVGVWKKYNLTVAVKTLKEDTMEVEEFLKEAGVMKEVKHPNLVQLLGVCTLEPPFYIVTEYMPHGNLLDYLRDCDKEEVNAVVLLYMATQISSAMEYLEKKNFIHRDLAARNCLVGENHVVKVADFGLSRLMTGDTYTAHAGAKFPIKWTAPESLAYNTFSIKSDVWAFGVLLWEIATYGMSPYPGIDLSQVYDLLEKGYRMEQPEGCPPKVYELMRACWQWSPLDRPSFAEIHQAFETMFHDSSISEEVAEELCKTASSGHCGPLHPFSHDMPLLPSKSRTLHKHTENKENIEGGLDGRSDHGTHGHSERTMPSWASTLLGGDGRSGSSPALPRKQQPRDKSPGSLLEDAQDMGTFTRDRKTGFFSSFIKKKSSSSSSSPSSQLQQNLPTPPKRSSSFREMETQPHKKYEPTADFSAPPPLPQSDGLGGFSASPSHSHGEPTQTQSRCCGAAFGQKPSGGGFASQVTSGSSWSGLAGFFTPRLIKKTLGLRTGKTTSSEESGSIVGGPKPFPRSNSTSSMSSGLPDLERMALTLPRNRSAKPPLERTASTTSQPENGAAKPSETLLRRMDEGTAQIRERPKAKLLPRSAAVGVRAPGVGGEVGESDSLSRVREGREESGGGLDRQQSWPSPSKTSSSSASSAAAGAPTHNHKVPVLISPTLKHSPADVHLVGLDSQGNRFKLLSEHQADRDRPRLVKPKCAPPPPPTLRNLQHSYSGDGEEQVGGAPVEVNGDTLKGHRSGRMSGGATTGRPSVPPPQVPPASSSSSFSSPCSTTTNTTPTKMANGAATTASSSSSHTAPSAGSKVALRRTRQQAERVPLERVSREALLECAECLSSALHASAESPSSSQVLDAGHQLLDYCSGYVDCIPQMRNKFAFREAVGKLELSLQELRASSSGGGGLSGVGPNTVLDNLHSCIKEISDVVQR, translated from the exons ATGCTTCTGAGGTGCCTGCAGGCAAGCAGCAGTTTTGAGGAAGAGTGGACGGCTCTGAACGGCCGTAATCTCCGCACAGGGTTCAAACAGCctggacagacag CTCTCCATCGGCCGTTCGGCCTGGACTCCGCAGCGCTGACGGAGGCGGTGCGCTGGAGCTCCAAGGAGAACCTGCTGGGGGCGGCCGAGAGCGACCCCAACCTCTTCGTTGCACTTTATGACTTTGTCGCCAGCGGAGACAACACGCTCAGCATCACTAAAG GTGAGAAGCTGCGTGTGCTGGGCTACAACCAGAATGGGGAGTGGAGCGAGGTGCGCTCTAAGAACGGCCAGGGTTGGGTGCCCTCCAACTACATCACGCCAGTAAACAGTCTGGAGAAGCATAGCTGGTACCATGGGCCCGTGTCACGCAGCGCCGCAGAGTACCTGCTCTCGTCCCTCATCAACGGCAGTTTCCTGGTCCGGGAAAGCGAGAGCAGCCCCGGACAGCTGTCCATTTCTCTCCGCTATGAGGGGAGAGTCTACCACTACCGGATCAACACATCCTCTGATGGAAAG GTGTATGTGACGTCCGAGAGCCGCTTCGCCACCCTGGCCGAGCTCGTCCACCATCACTCCACTGTAGCCGATGGCCTGGTCACCACCCTGCACTACCCAGCACCCAAATGCAACAAGCCCACAGTGTACGGTGTGTCGCCCATCCACGACAAGTGGGAGATGGAGCGCACAGACATCACCATGAAGCAcaagctgggaggaggccagtATGGAGAGGTGTACGTGGGAGTGTGGAAGAAGTACAACCTCACGGTGGCTGTCAAGACACTCAAG GAGGACACCATGGAAGTTGAAGAATTTCTGAAAGAAGCAGGCgttatgaaggaggttaaacacCCGAACCTCGTCCAGCTACTCG GTGTGTGTACGCTGGAGCCTCCGTTCTACATTGTGACAGAGTACATGCCACACGGCAACCTACTGGACTACTTGAGAGATTGTGACAAGGAGGAGGTGAACGCTGTGGTGCTGCTGTACATGGCCACACAGATCTCCTCTGCCATGGAATATCTGGAGAAGAAAAACTTCATACACAG GGATCTTGCAGCGAGGAACTGCCTAGTTGGGGAGAATCATGTCGTGAAGGTTGCAGACTTTGGCCTGAGCAGGTTGATGACTGGTGACACCTACACGGCCCACGCTGGAGCCAAGTTCCCCATCAAATGGACTGCACCAGAGAGCCTCGCATACAACACCTTCTCCATCAAGTCTGATGTCTGGG CATTCGGGGTGCTGCTGTGGGAAATTGCCACCTATGGCATGTCTCCGTACCCTGGCATCGATCTGTCTCAGGTCTATGACCTCCTGGAGAAAGGTTACCGCATGGAGCAGCCCGAGGGATGCCCACCCAAGGTCTATGAACTCATGAGAGCAT GCTGGCAGTGGAGCCCGTTGGACCGGCCTTCATTTGCAGAAATCCACCAAGCCTTTGAAACGATGTTCCATGACTCCAGCATCTCTGAAG AGGTAGCAGAGGAGCTCTGTAAGACGGCTTCCTCTGGTCACTGCGGACCACTTCACCCTTTCAGTCACGACATGCCCCTGTTGCCTTCCAAATCTCGCACACTCCACAAGCACACAGAAAACAAGGAAAACATTGAGGGCGGACTCGACGGACGATCCGACCATGGCACGCACGGTCACTCAG AGAGAACCATGCCAA gCTGGGCTTCTACCTTGTTAGGAGGGGATGGCCGATCGGGCAGCTCCCCGGCTCTGCCCAGAAAACAGCAGCCACGAGATAAATCCCCCGGCAGCCTTTTAGAGGACGCGCAGGACATGGGCACATTCACACGAGATCGCAAGACTGGCTTCTTTAGCTCCTTCATAAAGAAGaaatcttcctcttcttcctcctcgccGTCCTCTCAGCTTCAGCAGAACCTCCCGACGCCACCCAAGAGGAGCAGCTCTTTCCGGGAGATGGAAACGCAGCCTCACAAGAAATACGAGCCCACCGCTGATTTCAGCGCTCCTCCTCCCCTGCCCCAGTCGGACGGCCTCGGCGGtttctctgcctctccctctcactctcatGGAGAACCCACCCAGACTCAGTCGCGTTGCTGTGGGGCTGCGTTTGGACAGAAACCCTCTGGTGGGGGGTTTGCTTCGCAGGTGACAAGCGGCAGCAGTTGGAGCGGTTTGGCGGGGTTTTTTACCCCAAGACTCATCAAAAAGACGCTGGGGTTACGGACAGGAAAGACAACCTCTTCAGAGGAGAGTGGGAGTATAGTTGGGGGGCCTAAACCCTTCCCTAGGTCCAATTCTACCTCCTCGATGTCATCTGGGCTACCAGACCTGGAGCGCATGGCTCTGACTTTACCCAGGAACCGCAGTGCTAAGCCCCCTTTAGAGAGGACTGCCTCCACCACCTCCCAGCCAGAGAACGGGGCTGCTAAGCCCTCAGAGACTCTGCTGAGGAGGATGGATGAGGGGACGGCACAGATCAGGGAAAGGCCCAAAGCCAAGCTATTACCCAGGAGCGCTGCTGTAGGGGTGAGGGCACCAGGGGTTGGGGGGGAGGTTGGGGAATCGGACAGTCTGTCTCGGGTCAGGGAGGGTAGAGAGGAGAGTGGGGGAGGACTGGACAGGCAGCAGAGTTGGCCGTCTCCCTCTAAGACTTCTAGTTCGAGTGCTTCATCAGCTGCAGCAGGTGCACCAACTCACAACCACAAAGTTCCAGTCCTGATCTCCCCCACGCTGAAGCACAGCCCGGCCGACGTGCACCTGGTCGGGTTAGACTCTCAGGGGAACCGCTTCAAACTGCTGTCCGAGCACCAAGCAGACCGGGACAGGCCGCGACTTGTAAAACCCAAGTgtgctcctcctccccctccgaCCCTGCGCAACCTGCAACACTCCTACAGCGGCGACGGCGAGGAGCAGGTAGGGGGAGCTCCTGTGGAAGTAAACGGGGACACATTGAAAGGTCACAGGTCGGGGCGAATGTCGGGAGGAGCGACGACGGGGAGACCGTCAGTGCCACCACCGCAAGTGCCTCCTGcatcttcgtcctcctccttttcctcaccttgctccaccaccaccaacacgaCGCCCACCAAAATGGCCAACGGAGCCGCCAccactgcctcctcctcctcctcacacacgGCACCATCCGCCGGCTCCAAAGTGGCACTGCGGCGAACCAGGCAGCAGGCAGAGAGGGTGCCCCTGGAGCGAGTTAGCCGCGAGGCCCTGCTGGAGTGTGCCGAGTGCCTGAGCAGCGCCCTCCACGCCAGTGCCGAAAGCCCCTCCAGCAGCCAGGTGCTGGACGCCGGCCACCAGCTGCTAGACTACTGCTCAGGTTACGTGGACTGCATCCCTCAGATGAGGAACAAATTTGCCTTCAGAGAGGCGGTGGGGAAGCTGGAGCTCAGCCTGCAGGAACTGAGGGCCTCATCCTCAGGAGGCGGCGGGCTGAGCGGCGTGGGGCCCAACACTGTACTGGACAACCTGCACAGCTGTATTAAAGAGATTAGTGACGTAGTGCAGAGGTAG
- the abl2 gene encoding tyrosine-protein kinase ABL2 isoform X4, whose translation MLLRCLQASSSFEEEWTALNGRNLRTGFKQPGQTEALHRPFGLDSAALTEAVRWSSKENLLGAAESDPNLFVALYDFVASGDNTLSITKGEKLRVLGYNQNGEWSEVRSKNGQGWVPSNYITPVNSLEKHSWYHGPVSRSAAEYLLSSLINGSFLVRESESSPGQLSISLRYEGRVYHYRINTSSDGKVYVTSESRFATLAELVHHHSTVADGLVTTLHYPAPKCNKPTVYGVSPIHDKWEMERTDITMKHKLGGGQYGEVYVGVWKKYNLTVAVKTLKEDTMEVEEFLKEAGVMKEVKHPNLVQLLGVCTLEPPFYIVTEYMPHGNLLDYLRDCDKEEVNAVVLLYMATQISSAMEYLEKKNFIHRDLAARNCLVGENHVVKVADFGLSRLMTGDTYTAHAGAKFPIKWTAPESLAYNTFSIKSDVWAFGVLLWEIATYGMSPYPGIDLSQVYDLLEKGYRMEQPEGCPPKVYELMRACWQWSPLDRPSFAEIHQAFETMFHDSSISEEVAEELCKTASSGHCGPLHPFSHDMPLLPSKSRTLHKHTENKENIEGGLDGRSDHGTHGHSERTMPSWASTLLGGDGRSGSSPALPRKQQPRDKSPGSLLEDAQDMGTFTRDRKTGFFSSFIKKKSSSSSSSPSSQLQQNLPTPPKRSSSFREMETQPHKKYEPTADFSAPPPLPQSDGLGGFSASPSHSHGEPTQTQSRCCGAAFGQKPSGGGFASQVTSGSSWSGLAGFFTPRLIKKTLGLRTGKTTSSEESGSIVGGPKPFPRSNSTSSMSSGLPDLERMALTLPRNRSAKPPLERTASTTSQPENGAAKPSETLLRRMDEGTAQIRERPKAKLLPRSAAVGVRAPGVGGEVGESDSLSRVREGREESGGGLDRQQSWPSPSKTSSSSASSAAAGAPTHNHKVPVLISPTLKHSPADVHLVGLDSQGNRFKLLSEHQADRDRPRLVKPKCAPPPPPTLRNLQHSYSGDGEEQVGGAPVEVNGDTLKGHRSGRMSGGATTGRPSVPPPQVPPASSSSSFSSPCSTTTNTTPTKMANGAATTASSSSSHTAPSAGSKVALRRTRQQAERVPLERVSREALLECAECLSSALHASAESPSSSQVLDAGHQLLDYCSGYVDCIPQMRNKFAFREAVGKLELSLQELRASSSGGGGLSGVGPNTVLDNLHSCIKEISDVVQR comes from the exons ATGCTTCTGAGGTGCCTGCAGGCAAGCAGCAGTTTTGAGGAAGAGTGGACGGCTCTGAACGGCCGTAATCTCCGCACAGGGTTCAAACAGCctggacagacag AAGCTCTCCATCGGCCGTTCGGCCTGGACTCCGCAGCGCTGACGGAGGCGGTGCGCTGGAGCTCCAAGGAGAACCTGCTGGGGGCGGCCGAGAGCGACCCCAACCTCTTCGTTGCACTTTATGACTTTGTCGCCAGCGGAGACAACACGCTCAGCATCACTAAAG GTGAGAAGCTGCGTGTGCTGGGCTACAACCAGAATGGGGAGTGGAGCGAGGTGCGCTCTAAGAACGGCCAGGGTTGGGTGCCCTCCAACTACATCACGCCAGTAAACAGTCTGGAGAAGCATAGCTGGTACCATGGGCCCGTGTCACGCAGCGCCGCAGAGTACCTGCTCTCGTCCCTCATCAACGGCAGTTTCCTGGTCCGGGAAAGCGAGAGCAGCCCCGGACAGCTGTCCATTTCTCTCCGCTATGAGGGGAGAGTCTACCACTACCGGATCAACACATCCTCTGATGGAAAG GTGTATGTGACGTCCGAGAGCCGCTTCGCCACCCTGGCCGAGCTCGTCCACCATCACTCCACTGTAGCCGATGGCCTGGTCACCACCCTGCACTACCCAGCACCCAAATGCAACAAGCCCACAGTGTACGGTGTGTCGCCCATCCACGACAAGTGGGAGATGGAGCGCACAGACATCACCATGAAGCAcaagctgggaggaggccagtATGGAGAGGTGTACGTGGGAGTGTGGAAGAAGTACAACCTCACGGTGGCTGTCAAGACACTCAAG GAGGACACCATGGAAGTTGAAGAATTTCTGAAAGAAGCAGGCgttatgaaggaggttaaacacCCGAACCTCGTCCAGCTACTCG GTGTGTGTACGCTGGAGCCTCCGTTCTACATTGTGACAGAGTACATGCCACACGGCAACCTACTGGACTACTTGAGAGATTGTGACAAGGAGGAGGTGAACGCTGTGGTGCTGCTGTACATGGCCACACAGATCTCCTCTGCCATGGAATATCTGGAGAAGAAAAACTTCATACACAG GGATCTTGCAGCGAGGAACTGCCTAGTTGGGGAGAATCATGTCGTGAAGGTTGCAGACTTTGGCCTGAGCAGGTTGATGACTGGTGACACCTACACGGCCCACGCTGGAGCCAAGTTCCCCATCAAATGGACTGCACCAGAGAGCCTCGCATACAACACCTTCTCCATCAAGTCTGATGTCTGGG CATTCGGGGTGCTGCTGTGGGAAATTGCCACCTATGGCATGTCTCCGTACCCTGGCATCGATCTGTCTCAGGTCTATGACCTCCTGGAGAAAGGTTACCGCATGGAGCAGCCCGAGGGATGCCCACCCAAGGTCTATGAACTCATGAGAGCAT GCTGGCAGTGGAGCCCGTTGGACCGGCCTTCATTTGCAGAAATCCACCAAGCCTTTGAAACGATGTTCCATGACTCCAGCATCTCTGAAG AGGTAGCAGAGGAGCTCTGTAAGACGGCTTCCTCTGGTCACTGCGGACCACTTCACCCTTTCAGTCACGACATGCCCCTGTTGCCTTCCAAATCTCGCACACTCCACAAGCACACAGAAAACAAGGAAAACATTGAGGGCGGACTCGACGGACGATCCGACCATGGCACGCACGGTCACTCAG AGAGAACCATGCCAA gCTGGGCTTCTACCTTGTTAGGAGGGGATGGCCGATCGGGCAGCTCCCCGGCTCTGCCCAGAAAACAGCAGCCACGAGATAAATCCCCCGGCAGCCTTTTAGAGGACGCGCAGGACATGGGCACATTCACACGAGATCGCAAGACTGGCTTCTTTAGCTCCTTCATAAAGAAGaaatcttcctcttcttcctcctcgccGTCCTCTCAGCTTCAGCAGAACCTCCCGACGCCACCCAAGAGGAGCAGCTCTTTCCGGGAGATGGAAACGCAGCCTCACAAGAAATACGAGCCCACCGCTGATTTCAGCGCTCCTCCTCCCCTGCCCCAGTCGGACGGCCTCGGCGGtttctctgcctctccctctcactctcatGGAGAACCCACCCAGACTCAGTCGCGTTGCTGTGGGGCTGCGTTTGGACAGAAACCCTCTGGTGGGGGGTTTGCTTCGCAGGTGACAAGCGGCAGCAGTTGGAGCGGTTTGGCGGGGTTTTTTACCCCAAGACTCATCAAAAAGACGCTGGGGTTACGGACAGGAAAGACAACCTCTTCAGAGGAGAGTGGGAGTATAGTTGGGGGGCCTAAACCCTTCCCTAGGTCCAATTCTACCTCCTCGATGTCATCTGGGCTACCAGACCTGGAGCGCATGGCTCTGACTTTACCCAGGAACCGCAGTGCTAAGCCCCCTTTAGAGAGGACTGCCTCCACCACCTCCCAGCCAGAGAACGGGGCTGCTAAGCCCTCAGAGACTCTGCTGAGGAGGATGGATGAGGGGACGGCACAGATCAGGGAAAGGCCCAAAGCCAAGCTATTACCCAGGAGCGCTGCTGTAGGGGTGAGGGCACCAGGGGTTGGGGGGGAGGTTGGGGAATCGGACAGTCTGTCTCGGGTCAGGGAGGGTAGAGAGGAGAGTGGGGGAGGACTGGACAGGCAGCAGAGTTGGCCGTCTCCCTCTAAGACTTCTAGTTCGAGTGCTTCATCAGCTGCAGCAGGTGCACCAACTCACAACCACAAAGTTCCAGTCCTGATCTCCCCCACGCTGAAGCACAGCCCGGCCGACGTGCACCTGGTCGGGTTAGACTCTCAGGGGAACCGCTTCAAACTGCTGTCCGAGCACCAAGCAGACCGGGACAGGCCGCGACTTGTAAAACCCAAGTgtgctcctcctccccctccgaCCCTGCGCAACCTGCAACACTCCTACAGCGGCGACGGCGAGGAGCAGGTAGGGGGAGCTCCTGTGGAAGTAAACGGGGACACATTGAAAGGTCACAGGTCGGGGCGAATGTCGGGAGGAGCGACGACGGGGAGACCGTCAGTGCCACCACCGCAAGTGCCTCCTGcatcttcgtcctcctccttttcctcaccttgctccaccaccaccaacacgaCGCCCACCAAAATGGCCAACGGAGCCGCCAccactgcctcctcctcctcctcacacacgGCACCATCCGCCGGCTCCAAAGTGGCACTGCGGCGAACCAGGCAGCAGGCAGAGAGGGTGCCCCTGGAGCGAGTTAGCCGCGAGGCCCTGCTGGAGTGTGCCGAGTGCCTGAGCAGCGCCCTCCACGCCAGTGCCGAAAGCCCCTCCAGCAGCCAGGTGCTGGACGCCGGCCACCAGCTGCTAGACTACTGCTCAGGTTACGTGGACTGCATCCCTCAGATGAGGAACAAATTTGCCTTCAGAGAGGCGGTGGGGAAGCTGGAGCTCAGCCTGCAGGAACTGAGGGCCTCATCCTCAGGAGGCGGCGGGCTGAGCGGCGTGGGGCCCAACACTGTACTGGACAACCTGCACAGCTGTATTAAAGAGATTAGTGACGTAGTGCAGAGGTAG
- the abl2 gene encoding tyrosine-protein kinase ABL2 isoform X1 — MGQQVGRVGESTSTGLQQQQQPPQPHHASTPHQGKGNRDRGSGGGRRPREPGSSSGGTTGTPPGRTAAVNVVPDPGINIFTQHSEALHRPFGLDSAALTEAVRWSSKENLLGAAESDPNLFVALYDFVASGDNTLSITKGEKLRVLGYNQNGEWSEVRSKNGQGWVPSNYITPVNSLEKHSWYHGPVSRSAAEYLLSSLINGSFLVRESESSPGQLSISLRYEGRVYHYRINTSSDGKVYVTSESRFATLAELVHHHSTVADGLVTTLHYPAPKCNKPTVYGVSPIHDKWEMERTDITMKHKLGGGQYGEVYVGVWKKYNLTVAVKTLKEDTMEVEEFLKEAGVMKEVKHPNLVQLLGVCTLEPPFYIVTEYMPHGNLLDYLRDCDKEEVNAVVLLYMATQISSAMEYLEKKNFIHRDLAARNCLVGENHVVKVADFGLSRLMTGDTYTAHAGAKFPIKWTAPESLAYNTFSIKSDVWAFGVLLWEIATYGMSPYPGIDLSQVYDLLEKGYRMEQPEGCPPKVYELMRACWQWSPLDRPSFAEIHQAFETMFHDSSISEEVAEELCKTASSGHCGPLHPFSHDMPLLPSKSRTLHKHTENKENIEGGLDGRSDHGTHGHSERTMPSWASTLLGGDGRSGSSPALPRKQQPRDKSPGSLLEDAQDMGTFTRDRKTGFFSSFIKKKSSSSSSSPSSQLQQNLPTPPKRSSSFREMETQPHKKYEPTADFSAPPPLPQSDGLGGFSASPSHSHGEPTQTQSRCCGAAFGQKPSGGGFASQVTSGSSWSGLAGFFTPRLIKKTLGLRTGKTTSSEESGSIVGGPKPFPRSNSTSSMSSGLPDLERMALTLPRNRSAKPPLERTASTTSQPENGAAKPSETLLRRMDEGTAQIRERPKAKLLPRSAAVGVRAPGVGGEVGESDSLSRVREGREESGGGLDRQQSWPSPSKTSSSSASSAAAGAPTHNHKVPVLISPTLKHSPADVHLVGLDSQGNRFKLLSEHQADRDRPRLVKPKCAPPPPPTLRNLQHSYSGDGEEQVGGAPVEVNGDTLKGHRSGRMSGGATTGRPSVPPPQVPPASSSSSFSSPCSTTTNTTPTKMANGAATTASSSSSHTAPSAGSKVALRRTRQQAERVPLERVSREALLECAECLSSALHASAESPSSSQVLDAGHQLLDYCSGYVDCIPQMRNKFAFREAVGKLELSLQELRASSSGGGGLSGVGPNTVLDNLHSCIKEISDVVQR; from the exons AAGCTCTCCATCGGCCGTTCGGCCTGGACTCCGCAGCGCTGACGGAGGCGGTGCGCTGGAGCTCCAAGGAGAACCTGCTGGGGGCGGCCGAGAGCGACCCCAACCTCTTCGTTGCACTTTATGACTTTGTCGCCAGCGGAGACAACACGCTCAGCATCACTAAAG GTGAGAAGCTGCGTGTGCTGGGCTACAACCAGAATGGGGAGTGGAGCGAGGTGCGCTCTAAGAACGGCCAGGGTTGGGTGCCCTCCAACTACATCACGCCAGTAAACAGTCTGGAGAAGCATAGCTGGTACCATGGGCCCGTGTCACGCAGCGCCGCAGAGTACCTGCTCTCGTCCCTCATCAACGGCAGTTTCCTGGTCCGGGAAAGCGAGAGCAGCCCCGGACAGCTGTCCATTTCTCTCCGCTATGAGGGGAGAGTCTACCACTACCGGATCAACACATCCTCTGATGGAAAG GTGTATGTGACGTCCGAGAGCCGCTTCGCCACCCTGGCCGAGCTCGTCCACCATCACTCCACTGTAGCCGATGGCCTGGTCACCACCCTGCACTACCCAGCACCCAAATGCAACAAGCCCACAGTGTACGGTGTGTCGCCCATCCACGACAAGTGGGAGATGGAGCGCACAGACATCACCATGAAGCAcaagctgggaggaggccagtATGGAGAGGTGTACGTGGGAGTGTGGAAGAAGTACAACCTCACGGTGGCTGTCAAGACACTCAAG GAGGACACCATGGAAGTTGAAGAATTTCTGAAAGAAGCAGGCgttatgaaggaggttaaacacCCGAACCTCGTCCAGCTACTCG GTGTGTGTACGCTGGAGCCTCCGTTCTACATTGTGACAGAGTACATGCCACACGGCAACCTACTGGACTACTTGAGAGATTGTGACAAGGAGGAGGTGAACGCTGTGGTGCTGCTGTACATGGCCACACAGATCTCCTCTGCCATGGAATATCTGGAGAAGAAAAACTTCATACACAG GGATCTTGCAGCGAGGAACTGCCTAGTTGGGGAGAATCATGTCGTGAAGGTTGCAGACTTTGGCCTGAGCAGGTTGATGACTGGTGACACCTACACGGCCCACGCTGGAGCCAAGTTCCCCATCAAATGGACTGCACCAGAGAGCCTCGCATACAACACCTTCTCCATCAAGTCTGATGTCTGGG CATTCGGGGTGCTGCTGTGGGAAATTGCCACCTATGGCATGTCTCCGTACCCTGGCATCGATCTGTCTCAGGTCTATGACCTCCTGGAGAAAGGTTACCGCATGGAGCAGCCCGAGGGATGCCCACCCAAGGTCTATGAACTCATGAGAGCAT GCTGGCAGTGGAGCCCGTTGGACCGGCCTTCATTTGCAGAAATCCACCAAGCCTTTGAAACGATGTTCCATGACTCCAGCATCTCTGAAG AGGTAGCAGAGGAGCTCTGTAAGACGGCTTCCTCTGGTCACTGCGGACCACTTCACCCTTTCAGTCACGACATGCCCCTGTTGCCTTCCAAATCTCGCACACTCCACAAGCACACAGAAAACAAGGAAAACATTGAGGGCGGACTCGACGGACGATCCGACCATGGCACGCACGGTCACTCAG AGAGAACCATGCCAA gCTGGGCTTCTACCTTGTTAGGAGGGGATGGCCGATCGGGCAGCTCCCCGGCTCTGCCCAGAAAACAGCAGCCACGAGATAAATCCCCCGGCAGCCTTTTAGAGGACGCGCAGGACATGGGCACATTCACACGAGATCGCAAGACTGGCTTCTTTAGCTCCTTCATAAAGAAGaaatcttcctcttcttcctcctcgccGTCCTCTCAGCTTCAGCAGAACCTCCCGACGCCACCCAAGAGGAGCAGCTCTTTCCGGGAGATGGAAACGCAGCCTCACAAGAAATACGAGCCCACCGCTGATTTCAGCGCTCCTCCTCCCCTGCCCCAGTCGGACGGCCTCGGCGGtttctctgcctctccctctcactctcatGGAGAACCCACCCAGACTCAGTCGCGTTGCTGTGGGGCTGCGTTTGGACAGAAACCCTCTGGTGGGGGGTTTGCTTCGCAGGTGACAAGCGGCAGCAGTTGGAGCGGTTTGGCGGGGTTTTTTACCCCAAGACTCATCAAAAAGACGCTGGGGTTACGGACAGGAAAGACAACCTCTTCAGAGGAGAGTGGGAGTATAGTTGGGGGGCCTAAACCCTTCCCTAGGTCCAATTCTACCTCCTCGATGTCATCTGGGCTACCAGACCTGGAGCGCATGGCTCTGACTTTACCCAGGAACCGCAGTGCTAAGCCCCCTTTAGAGAGGACTGCCTCCACCACCTCCCAGCCAGAGAACGGGGCTGCTAAGCCCTCAGAGACTCTGCTGAGGAGGATGGATGAGGGGACGGCACAGATCAGGGAAAGGCCCAAAGCCAAGCTATTACCCAGGAGCGCTGCTGTAGGGGTGAGGGCACCAGGGGTTGGGGGGGAGGTTGGGGAATCGGACAGTCTGTCTCGGGTCAGGGAGGGTAGAGAGGAGAGTGGGGGAGGACTGGACAGGCAGCAGAGTTGGCCGTCTCCCTCTAAGACTTCTAGTTCGAGTGCTTCATCAGCTGCAGCAGGTGCACCAACTCACAACCACAAAGTTCCAGTCCTGATCTCCCCCACGCTGAAGCACAGCCCGGCCGACGTGCACCTGGTCGGGTTAGACTCTCAGGGGAACCGCTTCAAACTGCTGTCCGAGCACCAAGCAGACCGGGACAGGCCGCGACTTGTAAAACCCAAGTgtgctcctcctccccctccgaCCCTGCGCAACCTGCAACACTCCTACAGCGGCGACGGCGAGGAGCAGGTAGGGGGAGCTCCTGTGGAAGTAAACGGGGACACATTGAAAGGTCACAGGTCGGGGCGAATGTCGGGAGGAGCGACGACGGGGAGACCGTCAGTGCCACCACCGCAAGTGCCTCCTGcatcttcgtcctcctccttttcctcaccttgctccaccaccaccaacacgaCGCCCACCAAAATGGCCAACGGAGCCGCCAccactgcctcctcctcctcctcacacacgGCACCATCCGCCGGCTCCAAAGTGGCACTGCGGCGAACCAGGCAGCAGGCAGAGAGGGTGCCCCTGGAGCGAGTTAGCCGCGAGGCCCTGCTGGAGTGTGCCGAGTGCCTGAGCAGCGCCCTCCACGCCAGTGCCGAAAGCCCCTCCAGCAGCCAGGTGCTGGACGCCGGCCACCAGCTGCTAGACTACTGCTCAGGTTACGTGGACTGCATCCCTCAGATGAGGAACAAATTTGCCTTCAGAGAGGCGGTGGGGAAGCTGGAGCTCAGCCTGCAGGAACTGAGGGCCTCATCCTCAGGAGGCGGCGGGCTGAGCGGCGTGGGGCCCAACACTGTACTGGACAACCTGCACAGCTGTATTAAAGAGATTAGTGACGTAGTGCAGAGGTAG